The proteins below come from a single Dysgonomonadaceae bacterium PH5-43 genomic window:
- a CDS encoding N-acetylmuramoyl-L-alanine amidase (product_source=KO:K01447; cath_funfam=3.40.80.10; ko=KO:K01447; pfam=PF01510; smart=SM00644; superfamily=55846), with the protein MAKLQYLVLHCTATAENRTVSSDEIRRWHTSPVSKGGRGWNQVGYTDIIHLDGRVERLVDNNEDASVDPWEITNGAKGYNSISRHIVYVGGCAADGKTPKDTRTSSQKESLEKYVKNFHRRFPDVKIIGHREVAAKACPSFDVQKWLKEIGIK; encoded by the coding sequence ATGGCTAAATTACAGTATTTAGTTCTGCATTGTACGGCTACTGCTGAAAACCGGACTGTATCCTCCGACGAGATCCGCCGATGGCATACCAGTCCGGTAAGCAAAGGCGGTCGCGGATGGAATCAGGTCGGATATACCGATATAATCCATTTGGACGGCCGGGTGGAACGCTTGGTCGATAACAATGAAGATGCGTCGGTCGATCCCTGGGAGATTACCAATGGAGCAAAAGGGTACAATTCCATTTCCCGGCACATTGTGTACGTCGGCGGATGTGCCGCTGACGGTAAGACTCCCAAGGATACCCGGACATCTTCACAGAAAGAATCTCTGGAGAAGTATGTGAAAAACTTCCACCGGAGATTCCCGGATGTGAAAATCATCGGACACAGGGAAGTAGCGGCGAAAGCCTGTCCTTCTTTTGATGTTCAAAAATGGCTTAAAGAAATAGGCATCAAGTAA
- a CDS encoding hypothetical protein (product_source=Hypo-rule applied), translating to MAKDKKETVKIKVLKPFRDKLDNKIRYVEGIELEFEAERAEDVISRGLAEYSEPVG from the coding sequence ATGGCAAAAGACAAAAAAGAAACAGTGAAAATTAAAGTCCTGAAACCTTTCCGGGACAAGTTAGACAACAAAATCCGCTATGTGGAAGGTATAGAACTGGAGTTTGAAGCCGAACGCGCTGAAGATGTAATCTCCCGCGGATTGGCTGAGTATTCCGAACCGGTTGGTTAA
- a CDS encoding hypothetical protein (product_source=Hypo-rule applied; superfamily=57997; transmembrane_helix_parts=Inside_1_154,TMhelix_155_174,Outside_175_179), whose product MKTENYIRSSPGWRRLSLSLKPFFPRWWLVGIIILALSVSSCSSSKSISEKQEAEIVEIKEKYERLPIRIPESKVNLQIPMANLPTLPQGAGYTNKQGQANVKVTAENDTIYIEASCDEVIADLEKAEREISYLKEKTELESEEKKPPEIGIKTILRWFSLGLVIGIIITIITIRKLKK is encoded by the coding sequence ATGAAAACAGAAAATTACATAAGGAGTTCGCCCGGATGGAGACGATTGTCGCTATCCTTGAAACCATTTTTTCCAAGGTGGTGGCTTGTCGGTATTATAATTCTTGCCCTATCCGTTTCGAGTTGCAGCAGCTCCAAAAGCATCAGCGAAAAACAGGAGGCGGAGATAGTGGAAATAAAAGAAAAGTACGAAAGACTGCCGATCCGGATCCCGGAATCGAAAGTGAATCTTCAGATACCGATGGCGAATCTTCCGACCCTCCCCCAGGGAGCCGGTTACACGAATAAGCAAGGACAGGCAAATGTCAAAGTTACAGCGGAGAATGATACGATCTATATCGAAGCTTCCTGTGACGAGGTAATAGCCGACTTGGAAAAGGCAGAACGGGAAATAAGCTATCTAAAAGAGAAAACGGAATTAGAGTCGGAGGAGAAAAAACCTCCTGAGATCGGAATAAAAACGATTCTTAGATGGTTCTCGCTCGGCCTCGTGATAGGAATAATAATTACAAT